A DNA window from Streptomyces canus contains the following coding sequences:
- a CDS encoding sucrase ferredoxin: MSTCSTVSHDLDEPVSGTAATARTWLLLEQSGPWGAKALTSSHLDPALGRALEAAAKDTGLRIALIRRPGRHADSGTPTTRQVYAAHTVPGNVWLHSATTREPRDLLDLDLAALGRGEHATFDSVLGGRPHTGDPLALVCTNGKRDRCCALLGRPLAAELAASGVEGAWEVTHLGGHRFSPTLLVLPYGYAYGRAEAHAVKEVLHSVQEGRIVVEGCRGSSAWERPGQAAELAVRTAVREYAAEALTVVRTDGAAPHWEVTVAHADGRHWRVLVTQTASLPPRPESCGASALGSPARMDVVAVHELRTSAALAS, translated from the coding sequence GTGAGTACCTGCTCAACGGTCTCGCACGACCTCGACGAGCCCGTTTCCGGAACCGCGGCCACCGCGCGGACCTGGCTGCTGTTGGAACAATCCGGTCCCTGGGGCGCCAAGGCGCTCACTTCGAGCCACCTGGACCCCGCGTTGGGGCGTGCCCTGGAGGCCGCGGCGAAGGACACGGGCCTGCGCATCGCGCTCATCCGCCGCCCCGGACGGCACGCCGACAGCGGAACACCCACCACCCGGCAGGTGTACGCCGCCCACACCGTGCCCGGCAACGTGTGGCTGCACAGTGCGACGACCCGCGAGCCGAGGGACCTGCTCGACCTGGACCTCGCCGCGCTCGGCAGGGGCGAGCACGCCACCTTCGACTCCGTGCTCGGTGGGCGGCCCCACACCGGCGATCCCCTCGCGCTTGTCTGCACCAACGGCAAGCGGGACCGCTGCTGCGCGCTCCTCGGCCGCCCGCTGGCCGCGGAACTGGCCGCCTCGGGTGTCGAGGGCGCCTGGGAGGTCACCCATCTGGGTGGTCACCGGTTCTCCCCGACGCTGCTCGTCCTGCCGTACGGCTATGCCTACGGCCGCGCAGAGGCCCATGCCGTCAAGGAAGTCCTCCACAGCGTCCAGGAGGGGCGCATCGTGGTCGAGGGGTGCCGCGGCAGCTCGGCCTGGGAGCGTCCCGGCCAGGCGGCCGAGCTGGCTGTACGCACGGCGGTGCGCGAATACGCGGCGGAGGCGCTGACAGTCGTACGAACGGACGGCGCTGCCCCGCACTGGGAGGTGACCGTCGCACACGCCGACGGCCGCCACTGGCGCGTCCTCGTGACCCAGACCGCGTCCCTGCCGCCCCGGCCGGAGAGCTGCGGTGCGTCGGCGCTCGGCTCACCTGCGCGGATGGACGTCGTGGCGGTGCACGAGCTGAGGACATCGGCAGCGCTGGCGAGCTGA
- a CDS encoding citrate synthase family protein: MRDQDPLPGPAERRLSTKEAAELLGVKPETVYAYVSRGQLSSRRVPGGRGSTFDAKEVETLSRRNRRESGASPGSGGELSVRTRITFIDRDRYYFRGVDATELAARHSYEEIAEWLWTGHLRPGVTFTAPDAAVEVARRAVDALPEHTGPTDRLRVAAIAAAVSDPLRFDLSEEAVLGTARTLIPTLVAALPPVLRDRRRDDGPLAHRLWTRLSGRKPDEASLRALDTALGLLVDHDLAASTLAVRVAASAHAHAYAAVSAGLGVLEGPLHGAASGLAHKLLLDVLDRGDAAPVIAEELRAGRRIPGLGHRLYPGEDPRARALFALLEEIPRAEPALLAARDIVATTARHTPLHANVDLALAALTASSGMPSTAGETIFAVARTAGWIAHALEEYGERPLRMRPSGTYVGPKPPQPLPER; this comes from the coding sequence ATGCGCGATCAAGACCCCCTCCCCGGCCCCGCCGAACGCCGGCTCAGCACCAAGGAAGCCGCCGAACTGCTGGGCGTGAAGCCCGAGACCGTCTACGCCTACGTGAGCCGAGGCCAGCTCAGCAGCCGACGCGTTCCCGGCGGCCGGGGCAGCACCTTCGACGCCAAGGAGGTGGAGACCCTCTCCCGGCGCAACCGCCGGGAGAGCGGCGCGAGTCCGGGCTCCGGCGGCGAACTGTCCGTGCGCACCCGTATCACCTTCATCGACCGGGACCGCTACTACTTCCGGGGCGTCGACGCCACCGAACTCGCCGCGCGCCACTCCTACGAAGAGATCGCGGAATGGCTGTGGACCGGCCATCTGCGCCCCGGAGTCACCTTCACCGCGCCCGACGCCGCCGTCGAGGTGGCCCGCCGCGCGGTCGACGCGCTGCCCGAACACACAGGCCCCACCGACCGGTTGCGGGTGGCGGCGATCGCCGCCGCGGTCTCGGATCCACTCCGTTTCGACCTGTCCGAAGAAGCCGTGCTCGGCACCGCACGGACCCTCATCCCGACCCTCGTCGCCGCCCTCCCGCCCGTGCTGCGTGACCGCCGCCGCGACGACGGCCCGCTGGCCCACCGGCTGTGGACGCGCCTCAGCGGACGCAAGCCCGACGAGGCGTCCCTGCGCGCCCTGGACACCGCACTGGGTCTGCTCGTCGACCACGACCTCGCCGCCTCGACCCTCGCGGTACGCGTCGCCGCATCGGCCCACGCGCACGCCTACGCGGCCGTCTCCGCCGGACTCGGTGTCCTGGAGGGCCCCTTGCACGGCGCTGCCAGCGGGCTCGCCCACAAGCTGCTGCTCGATGTGCTCGACCGGGGCGACGCGGCCCCCGTCATCGCGGAGGAACTGCGGGCCGGCCGCCGGATCCCGGGCCTCGGTCACCGGCTCTACCCCGGCGAAGACCCACGCGCGCGTGCCCTGTTCGCCCTCCTGGAGGAGATCCCGCGCGCAGAACCCGCACTCCTCGCGGCCCGCGACATCGTGGCCACCACCGCCCGCCACACCCCCCTGCACGCCAACGTGGACCTGGCCCTCGCCGCGCTCACCGCCTCCTCCGGGATGCCCTCCACGGCGGGCGAGACGATCTTCGCCGTCGCCCGCACGGCGGGCTGGATCGCCCACGCACTGGAGGAGTACGGGGAACGCCCCCTGCGCATGCGCCCGAGCGGCACTTATGTGGGCCCGAAGCCGCCCCAACCCCTGCCGGAGCGCTGA
- a CDS encoding citrate synthase/methylcitrate synthase, with amino-acid sequence MSVNRSTTLVDVPRGLAGVVVTDTEVGDVRGREGFYHYRQYSAVELAQTRGFEDVWHLLVHGELPDAEQALAFRAETAALRRLPDEVRAALPAIAAASGRSGPLAGMRTALSLFGAAKGFRPVYDIDPDERRRDTLVAAAAVPTLLTALHRLGRGLEPVEPREDLSYAANYLYMLTGSEPEPQRARAVEQYLISTIDHGFNASTFTARVIASTGADAAACLVGAVGALSGPLHGGAPSRALDTLDAIGTPDRIDSWIRERVLSGERIMGFGHAIYRTEDPRSRMLREVAQRFGGPRVDFAVEVERHVEAILAELKPGRELHTNVEFYAGVVMELCGLPREMFTPTFAAARVVGWSANILEQAADSKIIRPVARYVGPGAPVAVPQGA; translated from the coding sequence ATGTCGGTCAACAGGTCAACCACGCTCGTCGACGTACCGCGAGGACTCGCCGGAGTCGTCGTCACCGACACCGAGGTCGGAGATGTCCGGGGACGCGAGGGCTTCTATCACTACCGCCAGTACTCCGCTGTCGAACTCGCGCAGACCCGCGGCTTCGAGGACGTCTGGCATCTCCTGGTCCACGGCGAACTGCCGGACGCCGAACAAGCCCTGGCCTTCCGCGCCGAGACCGCGGCACTGCGGCGACTGCCCGACGAGGTGCGGGCGGCGCTGCCGGCGATCGCGGCGGCGAGTGGGCGGTCCGGGCCGCTGGCCGGGATGCGCACGGCGTTGTCGCTGTTCGGAGCGGCGAAAGGGTTCCGGCCGGTGTACGACATCGACCCGGACGAGCGGCGGCGGGACACCCTCGTGGCCGCTGCGGCCGTGCCGACGCTGCTCACCGCGTTGCACCGGCTGGGCAGGGGGCTGGAGCCGGTGGAGCCGCGTGAGGATCTCTCGTACGCGGCGAACTACCTGTACATGTTGACGGGTTCGGAGCCGGAGCCTCAACGGGCGCGGGCGGTCGAGCAGTACTTGATCTCAACCATTGATCACGGCTTCAACGCATCAACCTTCACGGCGCGGGTCATCGCGTCGACGGGAGCGGATGCGGCCGCGTGCCTCGTGGGGGCCGTAGGGGCGTTGTCCGGGCCGCTGCACGGGGGTGCGCCCAGTCGGGCGCTGGACACCCTGGACGCGATCGGCACGCCCGACCGCATCGACTCCTGGATCCGTGAGCGTGTGCTCTCCGGTGAGCGCATCATGGGCTTCGGCCACGCGATCTACCGCACGGAGGATCCGCGTTCCCGGATGCTCCGGGAGGTCGCCCAGCGGTTCGGCGGTCCACGTGTGGACTTCGCCGTCGAGGTGGAACGCCATGTCGAGGCGATCCTGGCCGAGCTCAAGCCGGGGCGGGAGCTGCACACCAACGTCGAGTTCTACGCGGGCGTGGTCATGGAACTGTGCGGCCTGCCCCGCGAGATGTTCACGCCGACGTTCGCAGCGGCGCGGGTGGTGGGGTGGAGCGCCAACATCCTGGAGCAGGCGGCGGACTCGAAGATCATCAGGCCGGTGGCGCGTTATGTGGGGCCGGGGGCGCCGGTGGCGGTGCCACAGGGGGCCTGA
- a CDS encoding CobW family GTP-binding protein, which yields MSQPSGSHRQIPVVVLAGFLGSGKTTLLNHLLHRSGGSRIGAIVNDFGAIEIDAMAVAGALGDSTVSLGNGCLCCAVDVGELDQYLSRLAHPDTGIDVIVVEASGLAEPQELVRMVLASEQPGIVYGGLVEVVDAAEFDDTRARHPEIDRHLALADLVVVNKLDRAADAEHVLALVRRLVDRAAVVPATYGRIDPEFLFDCRPAEERIGQLSFDDLHDDHDHVDDHAGHLHSGYDSLSFASDEPLDPRRLMAFLDSRPEGLYRIKGYVDFGPYDVRNRYAVHAVGRFLRFYPEAWAPGDARLTQLVLIGSGIDTPALRKELEACRADADAPHADEAGMWGVLRYVQDPDGQDPDF from the coding sequence TTGAGTCAGCCGAGCGGGAGCCACCGGCAGATCCCGGTCGTCGTCCTTGCCGGATTCCTGGGTTCCGGCAAGACCACCCTCCTCAATCATCTCCTCCACCGCAGCGGCGGCAGCCGTATCGGAGCCATCGTCAACGACTTCGGTGCCATCGAGATCGACGCCATGGCTGTGGCCGGCGCGCTCGGGGACTCCACCGTCTCCCTCGGGAACGGCTGCCTGTGCTGCGCCGTCGACGTCGGCGAACTCGACCAGTACCTGTCCCGGCTCGCCCATCCCGACACCGGCATCGATGTGATCGTCGTGGAGGCCAGCGGACTCGCCGAGCCGCAGGAACTCGTCCGCATGGTGCTCGCCAGCGAGCAACCCGGAATCGTCTACGGCGGCCTCGTCGAGGTCGTCGACGCCGCCGAGTTCGACGACACTCGCGCCCGGCATCCCGAGATCGACCGGCATCTCGCTCTCGCCGACCTCGTCGTCGTCAACAAGCTCGACCGGGCGGCCGACGCCGAACACGTCCTCGCTCTGGTGCGTCGACTTGTCGACCGTGCGGCTGTCGTTCCCGCCACCTACGGTCGCATCGACCCCGAGTTCCTCTTCGACTGCCGGCCCGCCGAGGAACGCATCGGACAGCTCTCCTTCGACGACCTGCATGACGACCACGACCACGTTGACGATCACGCCGGACATCTGCACTCCGGCTACGACAGCCTCTCCTTCGCCTCCGACGAACCCCTCGATCCCCGCCGACTGATGGCGTTCCTCGACAGCAGGCCCGAGGGCCTCTACCGGATCAAGGGCTACGTCGACTTCGGGCCGTACGACGTCCGCAACCGTTACGCCGTCCATGCCGTGGGGCGCTTCCTGCGCTTCTACCCGGAGGCCTGGGCGCCCGGTGACGCCCGCCTCACCCAGCTCGTCCTCATCGGCTCCGGCATCGACACTCCCGCCCTGCGCAAGGAGCTGGAGGCGTGCAGGGCAGACGCGGACGCCCCGCACGCCGACGAGGCCGGCATGTGGGGCGTCCTTCGCTACGTACAGGATCCCGACGGGCAGGACCCCGACTTCTAG
- a CDS encoding DNA gyrase/topoisomerase IV subunit A — protein MARRSTKTPPPDDSYEERILDIDVVDEMKGSYLEYAYSVIYSRALPDARDGLKPVHRRIVYQMNEMGLRPDRGYVKCARVVGEVMGKLHPHGDASIYDALVRMAQPFSMSVPLVDGHGNFGSLGNDDPPAAMRYTECRAAEAASLMTESIDEDTVDFAPNYDGQEQEPGALPAAFPNLLVNGSSGIAVGMATNMAPHNLAEVIAAARHLIRYPNADLDALMRHVPGPDLPTGGRIVGLSGIRDAYETGRGTFKIRATVSVETVTARRKGLVVTELPFTVGPEKVIAKIKDLVGSKKLQGIADVKDLTDRAHGLRLVIEIKNGFVPEAVLEQLYKLTPMEESFGVNNVALVDGQPLTLGLKELLEVYLDHRFEVVRRRSEFRRTKRRDRLHLVEGLLTALVDIDEVIRIIRSSDNSAQAKERLIERFSLSEIQTQYILDTPLRRLTRFDRIELESEKDRLNAEIAELTRILESDAELRKLVSAELAAVAKKYGTERRTVLLEAGATAPVTAVPLQVADDPCRVLLSSTGLLARTSNGEPFPQDADARRSKHDVIVSAVPATARGEIGAVTSSGRLLRLNVIDLPQLPDTAAAPNLAGGAPLSEFLSLEDDETLVCLTTLDESSPGLALGTEQGVVKRVVPDYPSNKGELEVITLKEGDRIVGAIELRTGEEDLVFITDDAQLLRYQASQVRPQGRPAGGMTGIKLTEGAKVISFTAVDPAVDAVVFTVAGSRGTLDDSVQTTAKLTPFDQYPRKGRATGGVRCQRFLKGEDCLSLAWAGAVPARAAQKNGTPADLPEIDPRRDGSGVSLAKTVSVVAGPV, from the coding sequence ATGGCCCGCCGCAGCACGAAGACCCCGCCGCCCGACGACTCGTACGAGGAGCGGATCCTCGACATCGACGTCGTGGACGAGATGAAGGGCTCGTACCTCGAGTACGCGTACTCGGTCATCTACTCCCGCGCGCTCCCCGACGCCCGCGACGGCCTCAAGCCGGTGCACCGGCGCATCGTCTACCAGATGAACGAGATGGGCCTGCGCCCCGACCGCGGCTATGTGAAGTGTGCCCGCGTGGTCGGCGAGGTCATGGGTAAGTTGCACCCGCACGGCGACGCGTCGATCTACGACGCCCTCGTGCGCATGGCCCAGCCCTTCTCGATGAGCGTCCCGCTGGTCGACGGCCACGGCAACTTCGGTTCCCTGGGCAATGACGACCCGCCGGCCGCCATGCGGTACACCGAGTGCCGCGCCGCCGAGGCCGCGAGCCTGATGACGGAGTCCATCGACGAGGACACGGTCGACTTCGCGCCCAACTACGACGGCCAGGAGCAGGAGCCGGGCGCGCTGCCCGCCGCCTTCCCGAACCTGCTGGTGAACGGCTCCTCGGGCATCGCGGTCGGCATGGCCACCAACATGGCGCCGCACAACCTCGCCGAGGTCATCGCGGCGGCCCGCCACCTGATCCGCTACCCCAACGCGGACCTGGACGCCCTGATGCGACACGTCCCGGGCCCCGACCTGCCCACCGGCGGCCGGATCGTGGGGCTCTCCGGCATCCGGGACGCCTACGAGACGGGCCGCGGCACCTTCAAGATCCGCGCGACGGTGTCGGTGGAGACGGTCACGGCCCGCCGCAAGGGCCTCGTCGTCACCGAGCTGCCCTTCACGGTCGGCCCGGAGAAGGTGATCGCCAAGATCAAGGACCTGGTCGGCTCGAAGAAGCTCCAGGGCATCGCCGACGTCAAGGACCTCACCGACCGCGCGCACGGCCTGCGTCTGGTCATCGAGATCAAGAACGGCTTCGTGCCGGAGGCGGTCCTTGAGCAGCTCTACAAGCTGACGCCGATGGAGGAGTCCTTCGGCGTCAACAACGTCGCGCTGGTGGACGGCCAGCCCCTCACGCTCGGCCTCAAGGAGCTCCTTGAGGTCTATCTCGACCACCGCTTCGAAGTGGTGCGCCGCCGCAGCGAGTTCCGGCGCACCAAGCGCCGCGACCGGCTGCACCTGGTCGAGGGCCTGCTCACCGCCCTGGTCGACATCGACGAGGTCATCCGCATCATCCGCTCCAGCGACAACTCCGCGCAGGCGAAGGAGCGCCTGATCGAGCGCTTCTCGCTGAGCGAGATCCAGACGCAGTACATCCTGGACACGCCCCTGCGGCGCCTGACGAGGTTCGACCGCATCGAGCTGGAGTCGGAGAAGGACCGGCTCAACGCCGAGATCGCGGAGCTGACCCGGATCCTGGAGTCGGACGCCGAGCTGCGCAAGCTGGTCTCCGCCGAGCTGGCCGCGGTCGCCAAGAAGTACGGCACCGAGCGGCGTACGGTCCTGCTGGAGGCCGGAGCGACGGCCCCCGTGACCGCCGTACCGCTCCAGGTGGCGGACGACCCGTGCCGGGTACTGCTGTCCTCGACGGGCCTGCTGGCCCGTACGTCGAACGGCGAGCCGTTCCCGCAGGACGCCGACGCCAGGCGCAGCAAGCACGACGTGATCGTCTCGGCGGTACCGGCCACCGCGCGCGGCGAGATCGGCGCGGTCACGTCGTCCGGCCGCCTGCTGCGGCTGAACGTGATCGACCTTCCGCAGCTCCCGGACACCGCGGCGGCCCCCAACCTCGCGGGCGGGGCCCCGCTGTCGGAGTTCCTCTCGCTGGAGGACGACGAGACGCTGGTCTGCCTGACCACGCTCGACGAGTCCTCCCCCGGTCTGGCGCTCGGCACCGAACAGGGCGTCGTCAAGCGCGTGGTCCCCGACTACCCGTCCAACAAGGGCGAGTTGGAGGTCATCACCCTCAAGGAGGGCGACCGGATCGTCGGCGCGATCGAACTGCGCACCGGCGAGGAGGACCTCGTGTTCATCACCGACGACGCCCAGCTCCTCCGCTATCAGGCCTCACAGGTCCGTCCGCAGGGCCGTCCGGCGGGCGGTATGACGGGCATCAAGCTCACCGAGGGCGCGAAGGTCATCTCCTTCACCGCGGTGGATCCGGCGGTGGACGCGGTCGTCTTCACGGTCGCGGGCTCGCGCGGCACGCTCGACGACTCGGTCCAGACGACGGCCAAGCTGACTCCGTTCGACCAGTACCCGCGCAAGGGCCGGGCCACGGGCGGTGTGCGCTGCCAGCGGTTCCTGAAGGGTGAGGACTGCCTGTCCCTGGCCTGGGCGGGCGCCGTCCCGGCCCGCGCCGCGCAGAAGAACGGCACACCGGCCGACCTCCCGGAGATCGACCCGCGCCGCGACGGCTCGGGCGTGTCGCTGGCGAAGACGGTGTCGGTGGTGGCGGGACCGGTCTAG
- a CDS encoding M16 family metallopeptidase — MGHTATDQAGTGGLTATEHRLANGLRVVLSEDHLTPVAAVCLWYDVGSRHEVKGRTGLAHLFEHLMFQGSKQVQGNGHFELVQGAGGSLNGTTSFERTNYFETMPTHQLELALWLEADRMGSLLAALDDESMENQRDVVKNERRQRYDNVPYGTAFEKLTALAYPEGHPYHHTPIGSMADLDAATLEDARAFFRTYYAPGNAVLSVVGDIDPEQTLAWIEKYFGSIPSHDGKPAPRDGSLPETIGEQLREVVEEEVPARALMAAYRLPHDGTRACDAADLALTVLGGGDSSRLYNRLVRRDRTAVAAGFGLLRLAGAPSLGWLDVKTSGDVEVPVIEAAIDEELARFAEEGPTAEEMERAQAQLEREWLDRLGTVAGRADELCRYAVLFGDPQLALTAVQRVLEVSAEEVQAVAKAKLRPDNRAVLVYEPTAPAEIAQSAEDAEGAEDPESAATVEATDENEEAAK; from the coding sequence ATGGGTCACACGGCCACAGACCAGGCAGGCACCGGGGGCCTGACAGCGACCGAGCACCGCCTGGCCAACGGCCTGCGCGTGGTGCTCTCCGAGGACCACCTGACCCCGGTCGCGGCGGTCTGCCTCTGGTACGACGTCGGCTCACGCCATGAGGTCAAGGGACGTACCGGCCTGGCTCACCTCTTCGAGCACTTGATGTTCCAGGGCTCGAAGCAGGTGCAGGGCAACGGTCACTTCGAGCTCGTCCAGGGCGCCGGCGGCTCGCTCAACGGCACCACCAGCTTCGAGCGCACCAACTACTTCGAGACCATGCCCACCCACCAGCTGGAGCTCGCCCTCTGGCTGGAGGCCGACCGCATGGGCTCCCTGCTCGCCGCCCTCGACGACGAGTCCATGGAGAACCAGCGGGACGTCGTCAAGAACGAGCGACGACAGCGCTACGACAACGTCCCGTACGGCACGGCCTTCGAGAAGCTCACCGCCCTCGCCTACCCGGAGGGCCACCCCTACCACCACACCCCGATCGGCTCGATGGCCGACCTGGACGCGGCCACGCTGGAGGACGCGCGTGCGTTCTTCCGCACGTACTACGCGCCGGGCAACGCGGTTCTGTCGGTCGTCGGCGACATCGACCCGGAGCAGACGCTCGCCTGGATCGAGAAGTACTTCGGCTCCATCCCGTCGCACGACGGCAAGCCCGCGCCCCGCGACGGCTCCCTGCCCGAGACGATCGGCGAGCAGCTGCGCGAGGTCGTCGAGGAAGAGGTCCCGGCACGCGCGCTGATGGCGGCCTACCGGCTTCCGCACGACGGCACACGCGCGTGCGACGCGGCCGACCTCGCCCTCACCGTCCTGGGCGGCGGCGACTCCTCCCGCCTCTACAACCGGCTCGTACGGCGCGACCGTACGGCCGTCGCGGCCGGCTTCGGCCTGCTGCGCCTGGCCGGTGCTCCCTCCCTGGGCTGGCTCGATGTGAAGACCTCCGGTGACGTCGAGGTACCGGTCATCGAGGCCGCCATCGACGAGGAGCTCGCCCGGTTCGCCGAAGAGGGCCCCACGGCCGAGGAAATGGAGCGCGCCCAGGCCCAGTTGGAGCGCGAGTGGCTGGACCGGCTCGGCACCGTCGCGGGACGCGCCGACGAACTGTGCCGCTACGCCGTCCTGTTCGGCGACCCGCAGCTCGCCCTGACCGCCGTACAGCGCGTCCTGGAGGTGAGCGCCGAGGAGGTCCAGGCGGTCGCCAAGGCCAAGCTGCGCCCCGACAACCGCGCGGTGCTCGTCTACGAGCCCACCGCCCCGGCCGAGATCGCCCAGAGCGCCGAGGACGCCGAGGGCGCCGAAGACCCGGAGTCCGCGGCCACCGTGGAAGCCACCGACGAGAACGAGGAGGCGGCCAAGTGA
- a CDS encoding M16 family metallopeptidase, with amino-acid sequence MTELAAMEFHPQPQAGEPKVWAFPAPERGTLDNGLTLLRCHRPGQQVVAVEVLLDAPLDAEPAGLDGVATIMARAFSEGTDKHSAEEFAAELERCGATLDAHADHPGVRLSLEVPASRLAKALGLLADALRAPAFADSEVERLVRNRLDEIPHELANPSRRAAKELSRELFPADSRMSRPRQGTEETVENIDSAAVRGFYEKHVRPATATAVVVGDLTGIDLDALLGDTLGSWTGSTGRPRPVPPVTADDTGRVVIVDRPGAVQTQLLIGRIGADRHARVWPAQVLGTYCLGGTLTSRLDRVLREEKGYTYGVRSFGQVLRSAPDGSGAAMLAISGSVDTPNTGPALDDLWKVLRTLAEGGLTDAERDVAVQNLVGVAPLKYETAAAVASTLADQVEQHLPDDYQATLYRQLAATGTVEATAAVVNAFPVDRLVTVLVGDAAAIKEPVEALGIGEVKVVTAE; translated from the coding sequence GTGACCGAGCTCGCCGCGATGGAATTCCACCCGCAGCCGCAGGCGGGCGAGCCCAAGGTCTGGGCCTTCCCCGCCCCCGAGCGCGGGACGCTCGACAACGGCCTCACCCTTCTGCGCTGCCACCGCCCCGGCCAGCAGGTCGTCGCCGTCGAGGTGCTCCTGGACGCACCCCTGGACGCCGAGCCTGCCGGCCTGGACGGCGTCGCCACGATCATGGCGCGCGCCTTCTCCGAGGGCACGGACAAGCATTCCGCCGAGGAGTTCGCCGCCGAGCTGGAGCGCTGCGGCGCCACCCTCGACGCGCACGCCGACCACCCGGGCGTCCGCCTCAGCCTCGAAGTGCCTGCCTCACGCCTCGCCAAGGCGCTCGGTCTGCTGGCCGACGCCCTCAGGGCGCCCGCGTTCGCGGACAGCGAGGTCGAGCGGCTCGTCCGCAACCGCCTGGACGAGATCCCGCACGAGCTGGCCAACCCGTCCCGCCGCGCCGCCAAGGAGCTCTCCAGGGAGCTGTTCCCGGCCGACTCGCGCATGTCGCGCCCGCGCCAGGGCACCGAGGAGACGGTCGAGAACATCGACTCCGCGGCCGTGCGCGGCTTCTACGAGAAGCACGTGCGCCCCGCCACCGCGACCGCAGTGGTGGTCGGCGACCTCACCGGCATCGACCTGGACGCCCTGCTCGGCGACACCCTCGGTTCCTGGACCGGCTCCACGGGCCGGCCGCGGCCGGTGCCGCCGGTGACCGCCGACGACACCGGCCGGGTCGTCATCGTGGACCGCCCCGGCGCCGTCCAGACGCAGCTGCTGATCGGCCGCATCGGTGCCGACCGCCACGCACGCGTGTGGCCCGCGCAGGTGCTCGGCACGTACTGCCTCGGCGGCACCCTCACCTCCCGCCTGGACCGCGTCCTGCGCGAGGAGAAGGGCTACACCTACGGTGTGCGCTCGTTCGGTCAGGTCCTCAGGTCCGCTCCGGACGGTTCGGGCGCCGCGATGCTCGCCATCAGCGGTTCCGTCGACACCCCGAACACCGGTCCCGCTCTGGACGACCTGTGGAAGGTGCTGCGCACGCTTGCCGAAGGCGGCCTCACCGACGCCGAGCGCGATGTCGCCGTACAGAACCTCGTCGGTGTGGCGCCGCTCAAGTACGAGACCGCGGCGGCCGTGGCGAGCACGCTGGCCGACCAGGTCGAGCAACACCTGCCGGACGACTACCAGGCGACCCTGTACCGGCAGCTCGCCGCGACCGGCACCGTCGAGGCCACCGCCGCCGTCGTGAACGCCTTCCCGGTGGACCGGCTGGTGACGGTCCTGGTCGGCGACGCGGCCGCCATCAAGGAGCCCGTCGAGGCCCTCGGTATCGGCGAAGTCAAGGTCGTGACGGCCGAGTAG
- a CDS encoding M23 family metallopeptidase: MAFTCATGKHRRPSRMKRTTARAAGVAALATTGVIGTIAAPALAADNSVEQSGLMPVVSAGDSLADQLDAQAAAQAQAAAQKKAAAEAKRKAEARAKEEREAKERAARAAERKRLNSFVVPISGSYISTGYKTGGSLWSSGSHTGVDFHAASGTSVHAVGRGTVVEAGWGGSYGNEIVIRMADGTYTQYGHLSSIGVSVGQSVTPGQQIGLSGATGNVTGPHLHFEARTSAEYGSDIDPVAYLRSHGVNV, translated from the coding sequence ATGGCGTTCACCTGCGCCACCGGGAAGCACCGTCGTCCCAGCCGCATGAAGCGCACCACCGCCCGCGCGGCGGGCGTCGCGGCCCTCGCCACCACCGGCGTCATCGGCACCATCGCCGCCCCCGCACTCGCCGCCGACAACTCCGTCGAGCAGAGCGGCCTCATGCCCGTCGTCAGCGCCGGTGACTCCCTCGCCGACCAACTCGACGCCCAGGCCGCCGCCCAGGCGCAGGCCGCCGCGCAGAAGAAGGCGGCGGCGGAGGCCAAGAGGAAGGCCGAGGCCCGGGCCAAGGAGGAGCGCGAGGCCAAGGAGCGCGCCGCCCGTGCGGCCGAGCGCAAGCGCCTCAACAGCTTCGTCGTCCCGATCTCCGGCTCCTACATCTCGACCGGCTACAAGACCGGCGGCTCCCTGTGGTCGTCCGGCAGCCACACCGGTGTCGACTTCCACGCCGCTAGCGGCACCTCCGTGCACGCGGTCGGCCGCGGCACCGTCGTGGAGGCCGGCTGGGGCGGGTCGTACGGCAACGAGATCGTGATCAGGATGGCTGACGGCACGTACACCCAGTACGGCCACCTGTCGTCCATCGGCGTCTCGGTCGGCCAGTCGGTCACCCCGGGCCAGCAGATCGGACTGTCCGGCGCGACCGGCAACGTCACCGGCCCGCACCTGCACTTCGAGGCGCGCACCAGCGCCGAGTACGGCTCGGACATCGACCCCGTCGCGTACCTGCGCTCGCACGGCGTGAACGTCTGA